The window ACGCCCGCGATGATCGCCGCGGCCTGCGGGTTGAACATCGCGAAGGTGATGATCCCGGCGACCCCGAGATCCTCGGCGGTGCTCAGCACGAAGTTGCTGAACGGCTCCGGCGAGGTGTTGACCGCCATCCGCGTCCCGGCCTTGACGACATGGCTGGCCAGCGCCGACGAGCCGCCGATCGCCCCGGCCGCCAGCTCCGACAGCGAACCGCTCTGCCCGGCAAGCAGCGCCGCGACGACGGCCCCCGACACCGGGCGGATCACGGTGTGGACGCTGTCCCACACCGAGTCCACGTACGGGATCTTGTCGGCGACGGCCTCGCAGGCGAACAGCACGCCCGCAGCGATGAGGACCTCGGGGCGCTGCAGGGACTCGGGCACCTCGTCGGTCAGCCCGGTCGCGCCGAAGATGCCGAGGAGCAGCACCACCGCGTACGCGTTGACACCGCTGGCCCAGCCGCTGGTGAAGACCAGGGGGAGTACGGACACGGAGGCGATCGTAACCAGTCGGCAACGGCGCGTCCTGGGCATGAGTGCGTACGGCTGAGTATCCGTACCTAGGGAGTGAGTTGAGTACGCGCGCGGATGGGTGCCGACCTGCGTGAACGAG is drawn from Streptomyces liliifuscus and contains these coding sequences:
- a CDS encoding DUF4126 domain-containing protein, which produces MSVLPLVFTSGWASGVNAYAVVLLLGIFGATGLTDEVPESLQRPEVLIAAGVLFACEAVADKIPYVDSVWDSVHTVIRPVSGAVVAALLAGQSGSLSELAAGAIGGSSALASHVVKAGTRMAVNTSPEPFSNFVLSTAEDLGVAGIITFAMFNPQAAAIIAGVLLVTGLVVLYFLVSRIRRFLRRRAQRREERRLAERVGRPPGG